A window of Catharus ustulatus isolate bCatUst1 chromosome 25, bCatUst1.pri.v2, whole genome shotgun sequence contains these coding sequences:
- the PACSIN1 gene encoding protein kinase C and casein kinase substrate in neurons protein 1 has product MSGSYDESASAAEETTDSFWEVGNYKRTVKRIDDGHRLCNDLMNCVHERAKIEKSYAQQLTDWSKRWRQLIEKGPQYGSLEKAWVAIMTEADKVSELHQEVKNSLLNDDFEKVKNWQKDAYHKQIMGGFKEAKEAEDGFRKAQKPWAKKLKELETAKKAYHLACKEEKLAMTREANSKADQSNTPEQQKKLQDKVEKCKQDVQKTQEKYEKVLDELNKCTPQYIESMEQVFEQCQQFEEKRLNFLKEMLLDIKRHLNLAESSSYANVYRELEQTIRVSDAQEDLRWFRSTSGPGMPMNWPQFEEWNPDLTHTITRKEKQKKGEGVALTNASSAGDTGAQAGERGSVSSHDRGQTYSAEWSDDEGSNSFNTSEANGGANPFDEESAGKGVRVRALYDYDGQEQDELSFKAGDELTKLGEEDEQGWCKGRLDNGQLGLYPANYVEAI; this is encoded by the exons ATGTCGGGTTCCTACGACGAGTCGGCGTCAGCCGCCGAGGAAACAACCGACAGCTTCTGGGAG GTGGGGAACTACAAGCGCACGGTGAAGAGGATCGATGATGGACACCGGCTCTGCAATGACCTCATGAACTGCGTGCACGAGCGGGCCAAGATCGAGAAGTCCTACGCCCAGCAGCTCACCGACTGGTCCAAGAGGTGGAGGCAGCTCATCGAGAAAG GTCCCCAGTatggcagcctggagaaggcGTGGGTCGCGATCATGACGGAGGCAGACAAGGTGAGCGAGCTGCACCAGGAGGTGAAGAACAGCCTCCTGAACGACGACTTCGAGAAGGTCAAGAACTGGCAGAAAGATGCCTACCACAAGCAGATCATGGGGGGCTTCAAGGAGGCCAAGGAGGCTGAGGATGGCTTCCGGAAAGCCCAGAAGCCCTGGGCCAAGAAGCTCAAGGAG CTGGAGACAGCCAAGAAAGCCTATCACCTGGCATGCAAGGAGGAGAAGCTGGCCATGACCCGCGAAGCCAACAGCAAGGCAGATCAGTCTAACactcctgagcagcagaagaagcTCCAGGACAAAGTGGAAAAGTGCAAGCAAGACGTGCAAAAG ACTCAGGAGAAGTATGAGAAGGTACTGGATGAGCTGAACAAGTGCACCCCGCAGTACATAGAGAGCATGGAGCAGGTGtttgagcagtgccagcagttcGAGGAGAAGAGGCTCAACTTCCTCAAGGAAATGCTCCTGGACATCAAGAGGCACCTGAACCTGGCCGAGAGCAGCAG CTACGCCAACGTGTACCGGGAGCTGGAGCAGACCATCCGCGTGTCGGACGCACAGGAGGACCTGCGGTGGTTCCGCAGCACCAGCGGCCCCGGGATGCCCATGAACTGGCCCCAGTTTGAG GAGTGGAACCCGGACCTGACGCACACGATAACGcggaaggagaagcagaagaaggGCGAGGGGGTGGCCCTGACCAACGCCAGTAGCGCGGGCGACACGGGGGCTCAGGCGGGCGAGCGCGGGAG CGTGAGCAGCCATGACCGCGGGCAGACCTACAGTGCCGAGTGGTCCGATGACGAGGGCAGCAACTCCTTCAACACCAGCGAGGCCAACGGTGGAGCCAACCCCTTCGACGAGGAGTCGGCGGGGAAGGGCGTGAGGGTGCGGGCTCTGTACGACTACGAcgggcaggagcaggatgagctcAGCTTCAAAGCAG GTGATGAACTAACCAAACTCGGTGAGGAAGACGAGCAGGGGTGGTGCAAAGGGCGCTTGGACAACGGGCAGCTGGGGCTGTACCCCGCCAACTACGTGGAGGCAATCTAA